From Bacillus pumilus, one genomic window encodes:
- the clpC gene encoding ATP-dependent protease ATP-binding subunit ClpC, translating to MMFGRFTERAQKVLALAQEEAIRLGHKNIGTEHILLGLVREGEGIAAKALEALGLVSDKIQKEVESLIGRGQEVSQAIPHYTPRAKKVTELSMDEARKLGHSYVGTEHILLGLIREGEGVAARVLNNLGVSLNKARQQVLQLLGSNETGASAAGSNSNANTPTLDSLARDLTAIAKEDSLDPVIGRSKEIQRVIEVLSRRTKNNPVLIGEPGVGKTAIAEGLAQQIIHNEVPEILRDKRVMTLDMGTVVAGTKYRGEFEDRLKKVMDEIRQAGNIILFIDELHTLIGAGGAEGAIDASNILKPSLARGELQCIGATTLDEYRKYIEKDAALERRFQPIQVDQPSVDESIQILRGLRDRYEAHHRVSITDEAIEAAVKLSDRYISDRFLPDKAIDLIDEAGSKVRLRSFTTPPNLKELEQKLDEVRKEKDAAVQSQEFEKAASLRDTEQRLREKVEVTKKSWKEKQGQENSEVSVDDIAMVVSSWTGVPVSKIAQTETDKLLNMEQLLHSRVIGQDEAVVAVAKAVRRARAGLKDPKRPIGSFIFLGPTGVGKTELARALAESIFGDEEAMIRIDMSEYMEKHSTSRLVGSPPGYVGYEEGGQLTEKVRRKPYSVVLLDEIEKAHPDVFNILLQVLEDGRLTDSKGRTVDFRNTILIMTSNVGASELKRNKYVGFNVQDEGQNYKDMKGKVMGELKRAFRPEFINRIDEIIVFHSLEKKHLKEIVSLMSDQLTKRLKEQDLSIELTEAAKAKIADEGVDLEYGARPLRRAIQKHVEDRLSEELLKGNIEKGQHIVLDVEDGEIVVKTTAATN from the coding sequence ATGATGTTTGGAAGATTCACTGAAAGAGCTCAAAAGGTATTAGCACTTGCACAAGAAGAAGCCATTCGCCTAGGCCATAAGAACATTGGTACTGAGCACATTTTACTTGGTCTAGTACGTGAGGGTGAGGGCATCGCCGCAAAAGCGTTAGAAGCACTGGGTCTTGTTTCAGATAAAATCCAAAAAGAAGTCGAAAGCTTGATTGGAAGAGGGCAAGAGGTGTCTCAAGCTATTCCTCATTATACGCCTAGAGCGAAGAAGGTCACTGAGCTTTCAATGGATGAAGCAAGAAAGCTAGGTCATTCCTATGTAGGGACAGAACATATTCTATTAGGTCTTATTCGCGAGGGAGAGGGTGTAGCTGCCCGCGTTTTAAATAACCTCGGAGTGAGCTTAAATAAAGCACGTCAGCAAGTTCTGCAGCTGCTTGGCAGCAATGAAACAGGTGCATCTGCCGCTGGCTCTAACAGCAATGCAAATACACCAACATTAGATAGCTTGGCAAGAGATTTAACAGCTATTGCGAAAGAAGACAGCTTGGACCCTGTCATTGGAAGAAGCAAAGAAATTCAGCGTGTCATTGAGGTCCTAAGCAGAAGAACAAAAAATAACCCTGTGCTGATTGGTGAGCCTGGTGTTGGTAAAACAGCCATCGCTGAAGGTCTTGCGCAGCAAATTATTCATAATGAAGTGCCTGAAATCCTGCGCGATAAACGAGTGATGACACTTGATATGGGAACCGTTGTAGCGGGAACGAAATATCGTGGTGAATTTGAGGATCGTTTGAAAAAAGTCATGGACGAAATTCGTCAGGCAGGAAATATCATTCTCTTCATTGATGAGCTTCATACACTCATTGGTGCTGGTGGAGCAGAGGGTGCGATTGACGCATCTAATATTCTCAAACCATCCTTAGCACGTGGAGAGCTTCAATGTATCGGGGCGACAACGTTAGATGAGTACCGTAAATATATTGAAAAGGATGCTGCGCTTGAACGACGTTTCCAGCCAATTCAAGTGGATCAGCCATCTGTTGATGAAAGTATTCAAATCTTAAGAGGACTTAGAGATCGTTATGAGGCACATCACCGTGTGTCCATTACGGATGAAGCGATTGAGGCGGCGGTGAAGCTGTCTGACCGTTATATTTCTGATCGTTTCCTTCCAGATAAGGCGATTGATTTAATTGATGAGGCAGGTTCGAAAGTCCGCTTACGTTCTTTCACAACACCGCCTAACCTAAAAGAACTAGAGCAAAAGCTCGATGAAGTACGCAAGGAAAAGGATGCTGCTGTTCAAAGTCAGGAATTTGAAAAAGCAGCTTCTCTTCGCGATACGGAACAGCGTTTGCGTGAAAAAGTAGAAGTCACAAAGAAATCTTGGAAAGAAAAGCAAGGACAGGAGAATTCAGAGGTATCAGTGGATGATATCGCAATGGTTGTCTCTAGCTGGACGGGAGTGCCTGTTTCAAAAATTGCACAAACAGAAACAGATAAGCTTCTCAATATGGAACAATTGCTCCATTCTCGTGTGATCGGGCAGGATGAAGCGGTTGTCGCTGTAGCAAAAGCTGTGAGACGTGCGCGTGCTGGCCTAAAAGATCCAAAACGTCCAATCGGCTCCTTTATCTTCTTAGGCCCAACAGGGGTTGGTAAAACGGAGCTTGCAAGAGCACTCGCAGAGTCTATTTTCGGTGATGAAGAAGCGATGATCCGTATTGATATGTCTGAATACATGGAGAAACACTCTACATCTAGACTTGTTGGGTCACCTCCAGGCTATGTTGGCTATGAAGAAGGCGGACAACTGACTGAAAAAGTGAGAAGAAAACCTTATTCTGTTGTGCTTTTAGACGAGATTGAAAAGGCACATCCAGATGTATTCAACATTTTGCTGCAAGTGTTAGAAGATGGCCGTCTGACTGATTCTAAAGGGCGTACCGTTGACTTTAGAAATACGATTTTGATCATGACATCCAACGTTGGAGCTAGTGAACTGAAGCGAAATAAATATGTTGGCTTTAACGTGCAGGATGAAGGTCAAAATTACAAGGATATGAAAGGCAAAGTGATGGGCGAGTTGAAGCGTGCATTTAGACCAGAATTCATCAACCGTATTGATGAAATCATTGTCTTCCATTCACTTGAAAAGAAACATCTAAAAGAGATCGTGTCTCTCATGTCTGATCAATTGACGAAACGATTAAAAGAACAAGACCTTTCAATCGAATTGACGGAAGCAGCAAAAGCGAAGATTGCCGACGAAGGTGTAGATCTTGAGTACGGTGCGCGCCCGTTAAGAAGAGCGATTCAAAAGCATGTGGAGGATCGACTTTCTGAGGAGCTTCTGAAGGGTAATATTGAAAAAGGTCAACATATCGTATTAGATGTGGAAGATGGAGAAATTGTCGTAAAAACGACGGCTGCTACGAACTAA
- the radA gene encoding DNA repair protein RadA: MAKTKSKFICQSCGYESAKWMGKCPGCGTWNSMTEEVVRKEPANRRSAFNHSVQTIQKPSPISAIETSDEPRIKTNLEEFNRVLGSGIVKGSLVLIGGDPGIGKSTLLLQVSAQLSDKNQNVLYISGEESIKQTKLRADRLGIKSTSLHVLAETDMEYITSAIQEMKPAFVVVDSIQTVYQSDITSAPGSVSQVRECTAQLMKIAKTNGIPIFIVGHVTKEGSIAGPRLLEHMVDTVLYFEGERHHTFRILRAVKNRFGSTNELGIFEMREEGLTEVLNPSEIFLEERSAGVSGSCVVASMEGTRPVLVEIQALISPTSFGNPRRMATGLDHNRVSLLMAVLEKRVGLLLQNQDAYLKVAGGVKLDEPAIDLAIAVSIASSFKDAAPHQADCFIGEVGLTGEVRRVSRIEQRVQEAAKLGFKRMFIPQANIDGWKKPRGIELVGVENVAEALRISLGGS, from the coding sequence ATGGCTAAGACAAAATCAAAATTTATATGCCAATCGTGCGGTTATGAGTCAGCCAAATGGATGGGGAAATGTCCAGGCTGCGGCACGTGGAACAGTATGACAGAAGAGGTCGTTCGCAAAGAGCCGGCAAACCGTCGAAGCGCTTTTAATCATTCTGTTCAAACCATTCAAAAACCTTCACCTATATCTGCAATTGAAACATCAGATGAACCCCGAATCAAAACGAATTTAGAAGAATTTAACCGAGTATTAGGAAGTGGAATTGTCAAAGGCTCTCTTGTTCTCATTGGCGGAGATCCTGGGATTGGGAAGTCCACATTATTATTACAAGTATCAGCACAGCTCTCAGACAAAAATCAGAATGTATTATACATATCTGGTGAGGAGTCCATTAAACAAACGAAGCTAAGAGCGGACCGCCTCGGCATAAAAAGCACCTCTTTACATGTTTTGGCTGAAACCGATATGGAGTATATAACGTCTGCTATACAAGAGATGAAACCCGCTTTTGTCGTGGTGGATTCGATTCAAACCGTTTATCAAAGCGATATTACGTCAGCTCCTGGGTCTGTATCTCAAGTGAGAGAATGTACAGCACAGCTGATGAAAATTGCCAAGACAAATGGTATTCCAATATTTATCGTTGGTCACGTAACCAAAGAAGGCTCGATCGCTGGTCCACGCCTTTTAGAGCATATGGTGGACACGGTTCTTTATTTTGAAGGCGAGCGTCATCATACGTTTCGTATCTTACGTGCGGTGAAAAACCGATTTGGCTCGACGAATGAACTAGGGATTTTTGAAATGAGAGAGGAAGGACTCACGGAAGTATTAAACCCATCCGAAATTTTCTTAGAAGAACGTTCGGCAGGTGTATCTGGATCGTGTGTTGTTGCCTCAATGGAAGGAACAAGACCTGTTCTTGTCGAGATACAAGCATTAATTTCACCGACAAGCTTTGGAAATCCACGGAGAATGGCTACAGGCCTTGATCATAATCGTGTGTCATTGCTCATGGCGGTTTTAGAAAAACGTGTCGGACTGCTGCTGCAAAACCAAGATGCGTATTTAAAGGTCGCAGGCGGTGTGAAGCTTGACGAACCGGCGATTGATTTGGCCATTGCGGTCAGTATTGCTTCAAGCTTTAAAGACGCAGCGCCGCATCAAGCGGATTGCTTTATAGGAGAGGTCGGTCTGACGGGAGAAGTCAGAAGAGTATCAAGAATTGAACAGCGTGTGCAGGAAGCTGCGAAACTAGGATTTAAGCGAATGTTTATTCCTCAGGCGAATATAGATGGATGGAAAAAGCCGAGAGGGATTGAGTTAGTCGGTGTAGAAAATGTAGCGGAGGCACTTCGAATTTCACTAGGGGGATCATAG
- the disA gene encoding DNA integrity scanning diadenylate cyclase DisA — MEKEKKGARELDLLDIVQFVAPGTPLRAGIENVLRANTGGLIVVGYNDKVKSVVDGGFHINSAFSPAHLYELAKMDGAIILSDSGQKILYANTQLMPDATIHSSETGMRHRTAERVAKQTGCLIIAISERRNVITLYQGNRRYTLKDIGFILTKANQAIQTLEKYKTILDHAISALSALEFEELVTFGDVLSVLHRYEMVLRIKNEINMYIKELGTEGHLIRLQVNELITDMEQEAALFIKDYVKEKIKDPYVLLKQLQDMSSFELLDDSILYKLLGYPASTNIDEYVYTRGYRLLHKIPRLPMPIVENVVEAFGVLDRIMEADVQDLDEVEGIGEVRAKKIKKGLKRLQEKHYIDRQL; from the coding sequence ATGGAAAAAGAGAAAAAAGGAGCGAGAGAACTCGATCTCTTAGATATCGTACAGTTTGTGGCACCAGGGACACCTCTTCGGGCTGGGATCGAAAATGTCCTGAGGGCCAATACTGGCGGGCTCATTGTTGTTGGTTATAACGACAAAGTCAAGAGTGTTGTAGATGGAGGGTTTCATATTAACTCTGCCTTCTCCCCAGCACACTTATATGAATTGGCTAAGATGGATGGAGCCATTATTTTAAGCGATTCTGGTCAAAAGATCTTGTATGCGAATACACAGCTGATGCCAGATGCAACCATCCATTCATCGGAAACGGGCATGAGGCACCGTACTGCTGAACGTGTAGCGAAGCAGACAGGCTGCTTAATCATTGCGATTTCTGAACGGAGGAACGTCATTACCTTATACCAAGGGAATCGTCGTTATACGCTGAAAGATATTGGCTTTATTTTAACTAAGGCCAACCAAGCCATACAAACACTTGAGAAATATAAAACCATTTTAGATCACGCCATTTCTGCGCTAAGCGCCCTAGAATTTGAAGAGCTTGTGACCTTTGGTGATGTATTATCCGTGCTGCATCGTTACGAGATGGTGCTTAGAATCAAAAATGAAATCAATATGTATATCAAAGAGCTCGGAACAGAAGGACATTTGATCCGTCTGCAAGTCAATGAACTGATTACAGATATGGAGCAGGAAGCGGCTTTATTTATTAAAGATTACGTGAAAGAAAAGATTAAAGATCCATATGTTCTGCTTAAACAGCTACAAGATATGTCTAGCTTTGAGCTTTTAGATGACTCCATTCTGTACAAGTTACTTGGCTATCCAGCTTCTACAAATATTGACGAATATGTGTACACAAGAGGCTACAGATTGCTTCACAAAATCCCTAGACTGCCTATGCCAATCGTCGAAAACGTGGTTGAAGCGTTCGGTGTGTTAGATCGAATTATGGAAGCGGATGTACAAGATTTGGATGAAGTAGAAGGAATTGGAGAAGTAAGAGCGAAAAAGATAAAAAAAGGATTAAAAAGACTGCAAGAAAAACATTATATCGACCGCCAGCTATAA
- a CDS encoding PIN/TRAM domain-containing protein yields MLKRIVQAFFIIFGAVVGIFIIPELFLLLNVKDIPFITNAYSSALIGAAVFFIIGKWCTGYVVNWVKWIEDSLLKAPLPDLISGSFGLVFGLILAYLIVNVIPLNNIPYHIFGTIIPIFLAFFLGYLGFQVGFKKKDEMMGLFSRSAKVTKKKGAADDEPEIEDKKLKILDTSVIIDGRIADICQTGFLEGVMVIPQFVLEELQHIADSSDVLKRNRGRRGLDILNRIQKELDIKVEIYEGDFEDIQEVDSKLVKLAKLTSGVVVTNDFNLNKVCELQKVAVLNINDLANAVKPVVLPGEEMKVQVIKDGKEHNQGVAYLDDGTMIVVEEGRNYIGKDIDVLVTSVLQTAAGRMIFAKPKLLEKAL; encoded by the coding sequence ATGTTAAAAAGAATCGTTCAGGCGTTTTTTATCATTTTTGGTGCAGTTGTAGGGATTTTTATCATTCCAGAGTTATTTCTGCTGTTAAATGTAAAGGACATACCTTTCATAACAAATGCTTACTCTTCAGCACTAATAGGAGCCGCTGTGTTCTTTATCATCGGCAAATGGTGCACAGGCTATGTGGTTAATTGGGTGAAATGGATCGAGGATTCTCTATTAAAGGCGCCTCTTCCTGATCTTATATCTGGAAGTTTCGGATTAGTATTTGGACTTATTCTAGCATATCTTATTGTAAACGTGATCCCGCTAAACAATATCCCATATCATATTTTTGGTACCATTATTCCGATTTTCCTGGCTTTCTTTTTAGGATACCTTGGATTTCAGGTAGGGTTTAAGAAGAAGGATGAAATGATGGGGCTGTTCTCCCGATCTGCAAAGGTCACCAAGAAAAAAGGAGCAGCTGATGATGAACCTGAAATAGAAGATAAAAAGCTGAAAATTTTAGACACAAGTGTTATCATTGATGGAAGAATCGCAGATATTTGTCAAACTGGATTCTTAGAAGGTGTCATGGTCATTCCTCAATTTGTGCTCGAGGAATTACAGCATATTGCAGACTCTTCTGATGTATTAAAGAGAAATAGAGGCCGAAGAGGTCTTGATATTTTAAATCGTATTCAAAAAGAATTAGATATCAAAGTTGAAATTTATGAAGGTGACTTTGAAGACATTCAAGAGGTTGATAGCAAGCTTGTGAAGCTCGCTAAATTAACTTCAGGTGTTGTTGTGACAAATGATTTTAATTTAAATAAAGTATGCGAACTTCAAAAAGTAGCAGTGTTAAACATCAATGATCTAGCCAATGCGGTGAAACCGGTTGTGCTACCTGGGGAAGAAATGAAGGTACAGGTCATTAAAGATGGGAAAGAGCATAACCAAGGTGTTGCTTACTTAGATGACGGTACGATGATTGTGGTCGAAGAAGGACGCAATTACATTGGAAAAGACATCGATGTGCTCGTCACAAGTGTGCTGCAGACTGCTGCTGGAAGAATGATTTTTGCGAAGCCAAAACTTCTGGAGAAGGCGCTCTAA
- the ispD gene encoding 2-C-methyl-D-erythritol 4-phosphate cytidylyltransferase — protein sequence MYYEVVIPAAGQGKRMKAGRNKLFIELKRMPVIIHTLKVFDAHSQCKRMILAINEEERQDFERLLKVHAFQTPVSLVTGGEERQQSVYEGLKAVKDADIVLVHDGARPFIKHTQIDLLVKAAIEKGSAVVAVPVKDTIKRVQEGKVEQTIERQSLWAVQTPQAFRHSILKEAHEYAERTGFLGTDDASLVEQLHGENVYIVQGDYTNIKLTTPDDLLVAKAIMDAERGY from the coding sequence ATGTATTATGAAGTAGTTATTCCGGCTGCGGGGCAGGGGAAACGAATGAAGGCCGGCCGCAATAAGCTTTTTATTGAGCTGAAAAGAATGCCGGTCATTATTCATACACTAAAGGTGTTTGACGCTCATTCGCAATGCAAACGCATGATCCTAGCGATCAATGAAGAGGAGCGTCAAGACTTTGAAAGGCTACTCAAGGTACACGCTTTTCAAACGCCTGTTTCACTTGTCACTGGCGGTGAAGAACGTCAGCAAAGTGTATACGAAGGATTAAAGGCTGTGAAAGATGCAGACATCGTGCTTGTTCATGATGGGGCAAGGCCTTTTATTAAGCATACACAGATTGACTTGCTCGTTAAAGCAGCGATTGAAAAAGGCTCCGCAGTTGTAGCGGTACCAGTGAAAGACACAATCAAACGCGTTCAAGAAGGCAAAGTGGAACAAACCATTGAACGTCAGAGCTTGTGGGCAGTCCAGACCCCACAAGCTTTTCGTCATTCTATTTTAAAAGAGGCGCATGAATATGCGGAGCGGACCGGCTTTCTTGGAACAGACGACGCCAGTCTTGTGGAACAATTACATGGTGAAAACGTGTATATTGTCCAAGGAGATTACACCAATATTAAGCTGACGACACCGGATGATTTATTGGTTGCCAAGGCAATTATGGATGCGGAAAGAGGGTACTAG
- the ispF gene encoding 2-C-methyl-D-erythritol 2,4-cyclodiphosphate synthase, with the protein MLRIGQGFDVHQLTEGRPLVIGGVTIPYEKGLLGHSDADVLLHTVADACLGAIAEGDIGRHFPDTDPEFKDADSFKLLQHVWALVKEKGYTLVNIDCTIMAQKPKMAPYIQPMCEKIAEALEADVTQVNVKATTTEKLGFTGRGEGIASQATVLLQKK; encoded by the coding sequence ATGTTGAGAATAGGACAAGGCTTTGATGTACATCAATTAACAGAGGGAAGACCTTTGGTTATCGGCGGGGTCACCATCCCTTATGAAAAGGGGCTGCTTGGGCATTCAGACGCTGATGTACTGCTTCACACAGTGGCAGATGCCTGCCTAGGTGCGATTGCTGAAGGAGATATCGGCAGACATTTCCCAGACACAGATCCTGAGTTTAAGGATGCGGATTCTTTTAAATTACTGCAGCATGTGTGGGCACTAGTAAAGGAAAAAGGCTACACACTTGTGAATATTGATTGCACAATCATGGCGCAAAAGCCCAAAATGGCACCTTACATTCAACCAATGTGTGAGAAGATTGCAGAAGCGCTTGAGGCAGATGTCACACAGGTGAATGTGAAAGCAACAACGACAGAGAAACTTGGATTTACAGGAAGAGGCGAAGGAATTGCCTCTCAGGCAACAGTGCTTCTTCAGAAAAAGTGA
- the gltX gene encoding glutamate--tRNA ligase — MGNEVRVRYAPSPTGHLHIGNARTALFNYLFARSQGGKFIIRIEDTDQKRNVEGGEESQLRHLQWLGIDWDESIDKDGGYGPYRQSERNEIYKKYYDELLEKDLAYKCYCTAEELEEEREAQIARSEMPRYSGKCSHLSKEEEDKLIAEGREPSIRFRVPKGEIIKFDDMVKGDISFETDGIGDFVIVKKDGTPTYNFAVAVDDHLMKMTHILRGEDHISNTPKQIMIFNAFGWDVPLFGHMTLIVNENRKKLSKRDESIIQFIEQYKNLGYLPEALFNFIALLGWSPVGEEELFTKEQFIDIFDVNRLSKSPALFDMHKLKWVNNQYVKALDLDQVVALTLPHLQKAGKVSEQLTEEENTWVRKLISLYHEQLSYGAEIVELTELFFKEQIEYNQEAKEVLAEEQVPEVMASFAGQLERLESFTPDEIKTAIKAVQKETGHKGKKLFMPIRVAVTGQTHGPELPQSIELLGKETVLNRIKQI, encoded by the coding sequence ATGGGAAATGAAGTGCGTGTTCGTTATGCACCGAGTCCAACTGGTCATTTACATATTGGGAATGCTAGAACGGCTCTTTTCAACTATTTGTTCGCACGCAGTCAAGGCGGCAAATTTATTATTCGAATCGAAGATACGGATCAAAAGCGTAATGTAGAAGGCGGAGAAGAAAGCCAGCTTCGCCACCTGCAATGGCTCGGTATTGATTGGGATGAGAGCATTGATAAAGATGGCGGCTATGGTCCTTACAGACAATCAGAGCGTAATGAGATTTACAAAAAATATTATGATGAGCTGCTAGAGAAAGACTTGGCGTATAAGTGCTATTGTACGGCTGAAGAGCTAGAGGAAGAGCGTGAAGCACAAATCGCCCGAAGTGAAATGCCTCGATATTCTGGTAAATGCAGCCATTTATCAAAAGAAGAAGAGGACAAGCTGATCGCTGAAGGAAGAGAGCCAAGTATCCGCTTCCGAGTGCCAAAAGGAGAAATCATCAAATTTGACGACATGGTCAAAGGCGATATTTCATTTGAGACAGACGGCATCGGTGATTTTGTCATTGTGAAGAAAGACGGCACGCCAACTTATAACTTCGCTGTAGCAGTGGATGATCATTTGATGAAAATGACTCACATTCTTCGCGGAGAGGATCACATTTCGAATACGCCTAAACAAATCATGATCTTCAACGCATTTGGCTGGGATGTTCCGCTATTCGGACATATGACGCTGATTGTGAACGAGAACCGCAAAAAATTAAGTAAGCGTGATGAATCCATTATTCAATTCATCGAGCAATATAAAAACTTGGGCTATTTACCAGAAGCCCTGTTCAACTTCATTGCACTACTTGGATGGTCTCCGGTGGGCGAAGAAGAACTGTTTACAAAAGAGCAATTCATCGACATTTTCGATGTAAACCGACTTTCTAAGTCACCAGCTCTATTCGATATGCATAAACTAAAATGGGTAAATAACCAATATGTGAAGGCACTTGATCTTGATCAGGTTGTTGCGTTAACGCTTCCGCATCTTCAAAAGGCAGGCAAGGTAAGCGAGCAGCTGACAGAAGAAGAAAACACGTGGGTGCGCAAGCTTATTTCTCTGTATCACGAACAATTAAGCTATGGAGCAGAAATTGTTGAGTTAACAGAGTTGTTCTTTAAGGAGCAAATTGAGTATAATCAAGAGGCAAAGGAAGTTTTAGCAGAGGAGCAAGTACCAGAAGTCATGGCATCTTTTGCTGGTCAGCTTGAACGGCTTGAGTCTTTCACACCTGATGAAATCAAGACTGCTATTAAAGCGGTACAAAAAGAAACAGGGCATAAAGGCAAGAAACTATTCATGCCAATTCGTGTGGCTGTCACAGGACAAACGCATGGCCCAGAACTTCCGCAAAGTATTGAACTACTAGGTAAAGAAACGGTA